The following coding sequences lie in one Phragmites australis chromosome 8, lpPhrAust1.1, whole genome shotgun sequence genomic window:
- the LOC133927373 gene encoding uncharacterized protein LOC133927373 isoform X1, with protein MEEVVGGGGQCQGVNPDCPNAANPFHRCAEYCPVPVPRGVAKLSPPPPGHAALNGTAHSVPGELHSRPRRRDKGGGSGSLPFYVFLREGSDGDGKKVDPRCPNAPNPFHVCTDHCLTKMAEVGRSSEGGKSPISLFSRHSRRSSSSSGEGSVTSGGRRKVDPKCPNAANPFHECGEYCAAKMQQVEQQKGTEMKSPHRKVIAGGKDVTMIPNWKVDPRCPNASNPFHLCAQYCFDHLNETAQTSATKSDKKKGNAVSKEEQRGEINPDCVNASNPYHTCGEYCKRKGDR; from the exons ATGGAAGAGGTGGTCGGAGGAGGGGGGCAGTGTCAGGGTGTCAACCCGGACTGCCCCAACGCCGCCAACCCTTTCCACCGCTGCGCCGAGTACtgccccgtccccgtccccagAGGCGTGGCCAAGCTGTCTCCACCGCCGCCGGGCCACGCGGCCCTGAACGGGACCGCGCACAGCGTCCCTGGCGAGCTGCACTCCAGGCCGCGCCGCCGTGACAAGGGCGGCGGCTCCGGGAGCCTCCCCTTCTACGTTTTCT TGCGCGAAGGTTCCGATGGCGACGGCAAAAAGGTGGACCCCCGGTGCCCCAACGCGCCCAACCCGTTCCACGTCTGCACCGACCACTGCCTCACCAAGATGGCTGAGGTTGGCCGGTCGTCGGAGGGCGGCAAGTCGCCCATATCCCTCTTCTCCCGCCACTCCCGCcgctcctcgtcgtcctccggAG AGGGAAGCGTGACATCGGGGGGCAGGAGGAAGGTGGATCCAAAGTGTCCGAATGCCGCCAATCCGTTCCATGAATGTGGTGAGTATTGTGCCGCCAAGATGCAGCAGGTGGAGCAGCAGAAGGGGACCGAAATGAAGTCCCCGCACAGGAAAG TCATTGCAGGGGGAAAGGATGTTACAATGATTCCAAATTGGAAGGTGGATCCAAGGTGCCCAAACGCGTCCAATCCATTCCATTTGTGCGCCCAGTATTGCTTTGATCATTTGAATGAAACAGCGCAGACAAGTGCAACCAAGTCAG ACAAGAAAAAAGGCAATGCTGTTTCGAAAGAAGAGCAAAGAGGAGAAATCAATCCTGATTGCGTTAACGCATCCAACCCCTACCACACTTGTGGTGAATACTGTAAGAGAAAGGGTGATAGGTAG
- the LOC133927373 gene encoding uncharacterized protein LOC133927373 isoform X2 translates to MEEVVGGGGQCQGVNPDCPNAANPFHRCAEYCPVPVPRGVAKLSPPPPGHAALNGTAHSVPGELHSRPRRRDKGGGSGSLPFYVFLREGSDGDGKKVDPRCPNAPNPFHVCTDHCLTKMAEVGRSSEGGKSPISLFSRHSRRSSSSSGEGSVTSGGRRKVDPKCPNAANPFHECGEYCAAKMQQVEQQKGTEMKSPHRKGGKDVTMIPNWKVDPRCPNASNPFHLCAQYCFDHLNETAQTSATKSDKKKGNAVSKEEQRGEINPDCVNASNPYHTCGEYCKRKGDR, encoded by the exons ATGGAAGAGGTGGTCGGAGGAGGGGGGCAGTGTCAGGGTGTCAACCCGGACTGCCCCAACGCCGCCAACCCTTTCCACCGCTGCGCCGAGTACtgccccgtccccgtccccagAGGCGTGGCCAAGCTGTCTCCACCGCCGCCGGGCCACGCGGCCCTGAACGGGACCGCGCACAGCGTCCCTGGCGAGCTGCACTCCAGGCCGCGCCGCCGTGACAAGGGCGGCGGCTCCGGGAGCCTCCCCTTCTACGTTTTCT TGCGCGAAGGTTCCGATGGCGACGGCAAAAAGGTGGACCCCCGGTGCCCCAACGCGCCCAACCCGTTCCACGTCTGCACCGACCACTGCCTCACCAAGATGGCTGAGGTTGGCCGGTCGTCGGAGGGCGGCAAGTCGCCCATATCCCTCTTCTCCCGCCACTCCCGCcgctcctcgtcgtcctccggAG AGGGAAGCGTGACATCGGGGGGCAGGAGGAAGGTGGATCCAAAGTGTCCGAATGCCGCCAATCCGTTCCATGAATGTGGTGAGTATTGTGCCGCCAAGATGCAGCAGGTGGAGCAGCAGAAGGGGACCGAAATGAAGTCCCCGCACAGGAAAG GGGGAAAGGATGTTACAATGATTCCAAATTGGAAGGTGGATCCAAGGTGCCCAAACGCGTCCAATCCATTCCATTTGTGCGCCCAGTATTGCTTTGATCATTTGAATGAAACAGCGCAGACAAGTGCAACCAAGTCAG ACAAGAAAAAAGGCAATGCTGTTTCGAAAGAAGAGCAAAGAGGAGAAATCAATCCTGATTGCGTTAACGCATCCAACCCCTACCACACTTGTGGTGAATACTGTAAGAGAAAGGGTGATAGGTAG